In a single window of the Scyliorhinus canicula chromosome 1, sScyCan1.1, whole genome shotgun sequence genome:
- the LOC119960657 gene encoding 60S ribosomal protein L38-like, translating to MPRMIGEIKDFLLTARRKDAKSVKIKNKDNVKFKVRCSGYLYMLVITDKEKAEKLKQSLPPGLAVKELK from the coding sequence ATGCCTCGGATGATTGGAGAAATCAAAGACTTTTTGTTAACAGCTAGAAGAAAGGATGCAAAATCTGTGAAAATTAAGAACAAGGACAATGTAAAATTCAAAGTGAGGTGCAGCGGGTACCTATATATGCTCGTCATCACAGATAAAGAAAAGGCTGAGAAACTAAAACAGTccctgcctccaggtctggcTGTGAAAGAGCTGAAGTGA